In Afipia sp. GAS231, a single window of DNA contains:
- a CDS encoding 2Fe-2S iron-sulfur cluster-binding protein, giving the protein MPTVILHRDGQAHQGEIAENTNLVVRAGIKQFPFPHLRYGCGMGKCAKCACRVLKGAEQLPEPNWKERKQLGPRLDDGYRLICQLWLNHDVELAQDKNPIEPWSAVSAAAVSAVVPQGAGSKEE; this is encoded by the coding sequence GTGCCAACCGTCATTCTTCATCGCGACGGCCAAGCCCACCAGGGCGAGATCGCCGAGAACACCAATCTGGTGGTCCGTGCCGGCATCAAGCAGTTTCCCTTCCCGCATCTGCGCTACGGATGCGGGATGGGGAAATGCGCGAAATGCGCCTGCCGCGTTCTCAAGGGGGCAGAGCAACTGCCGGAGCCGAACTGGAAGGAACGGAAGCAACTCGGCCCCCGGCTGGACGATGGCTACCGCCTGATTTGCCAGCTGTGGCTCAACCACGATGTCGAATTGGCGCAGGACAAGAACCCGATCGAGCCCTGGTCTGCAGTGTCGGCGGCGGCTGTGTCGGCCGTCGTTCCGCAAGGCGCCGGCAGCAAGGAGGAATGA
- a CDS encoding ferredoxin produces the protein MSMYVILTSKPGQFRTEAVDGLRPLEAYDYRFYGQIKAHFVIAELVEESTKIRVVEDDSAIVNDVPSKFLEKFETTALALKELEHLTTFGHMETELRKTPLSAS, from the coding sequence ATGAGCATGTATGTCATCCTGACGAGCAAGCCTGGACAGTTCAGAACCGAAGCCGTCGACGGGCTGCGGCCTCTGGAGGCTTACGACTACAGGTTCTACGGGCAGATCAAGGCGCATTTTGTAATCGCGGAACTGGTTGAAGAGAGCACCAAAATCCGCGTGGTCGAGGATGACTCCGCGATCGTCAACGACGTGCCTTCAAAGTTCCTTGAAAAGTTCGAGACCACGGCGCTGGCGCTCAAGGAGCTCGAGCACCTGACGACGTTCGGTCACATGGAAACCGAGCTGCGCAAGACGCCGCTGTCCGCAAGCTGA
- a CDS encoding 2Fe-2S iron-sulfur cluster-binding protein — MIQVTFLTNSGKVASAPANSNLLRVSLREQGGIPFKCGGGLCGTCKCRIEAGLEHTDAVKPKERKHLTEDQLKAGYRMACQTFLNGDVSVSWVPLAERRAPVPRTEPVAAMAMPPQDKPEP, encoded by the coding sequence ATGATTCAAGTCACATTCCTGACCAACAGCGGCAAGGTGGCCAGCGCTCCGGCCAACAGCAACCTGCTGCGGGTTTCGCTGCGCGAGCAAGGCGGCATTCCCTTCAAGTGCGGCGGCGGGCTATGCGGCACGTGCAAATGCAGGATCGAGGCCGGGCTTGAGCACACCGATGCGGTCAAGCCGAAGGAACGCAAGCATCTGACCGAAGACCAGCTGAAGGCGGGATACCGAATGGCGTGCCAGACATTCCTGAACGGCGACGTCAGCGTATCCTGGGTGCCATTGGCCGAACGTCGCGCGCCTGTCCCACGTACCGAGCCGGTGGCGGCGATGGCGATGCCGCCGCAGGACAAGCCGGAGCCGTAG
- a CDS encoding GntR family transcriptional regulator: MVLTTGVPKRRLGEDHSSLHDRVVTELRQAILSGRLKPGERLVEGRLADELGVSRNPVREAIRALASEGLIEVTARRGAAVATMTEHEARETIEVRALLEGHNARLAARRQDKQIIKRIEAVLNKGTAAVTARRFEQLFDLNLQFHRELAAAGQNTVLGDIMQKLRERTAMLFSPMNPARQARNWDEHAAILRAIIEGDERAAATLASEHVMRAGMDFLVGLHSDGEFPLFPLAEAGGSSREVSRAPSLAIGASRQELSGGQKRTAGRGRPASRKPNSADKAKPGIRGAS; encoded by the coding sequence ATGGTGCTTACCACCGGGGTCCCGAAGCGTCGGCTTGGCGAGGATCATTCCTCGCTGCATGACCGCGTCGTTACCGAGCTTCGTCAGGCGATTCTGTCCGGACGATTGAAGCCTGGCGAACGGCTGGTCGAGGGCCGGCTGGCCGACGAGCTCGGCGTATCCCGCAACCCGGTGCGCGAGGCGATTCGCGCGTTGGCGTCCGAGGGCCTGATCGAAGTCACCGCGCGACGCGGGGCGGCGGTTGCGACGATGACGGAGCACGAGGCACGCGAGACCATCGAAGTACGCGCGCTGCTGGAGGGGCACAACGCCAGACTGGCGGCACGCCGCCAAGACAAGCAGATCATCAAGCGTATTGAGGCCGTCTTGAACAAGGGCACGGCGGCCGTCACGGCCAGGCGGTTTGAGCAACTGTTCGATCTAAACCTGCAGTTTCACCGCGAACTCGCCGCGGCGGGACAGAACACGGTGCTTGGGGACATCATGCAGAAACTGCGGGAAAGAACCGCGATGCTGTTCTCGCCGATGAATCCGGCCCGGCAGGCGCGCAACTGGGACGAACACGCGGCGATATTGCGTGCCATCATCGAGGGCGACGAGCGTGCGGCCGCGACGCTGGCTTCCGAACACGTGATGCGTGCCGGCATGGACTTTCTGGTCGGGCTCCATTCGGATGGAGAGTTTCCGCTGTTCCCGTTGGCCGAAGCAGGAGGCAGCAGCCGCGAAGTGTCGCGAGCGCCTTCGCTCGCGATCGGCGCGTCGCGGCAAGAGCTGTCCGGTGGCCAGAAGCGCACCGCTGGCAGGGGGCGTCCAGCGAGCCGCAAGCCGAACTCTGCCGACAAGGCAAAGCCCGGAATACGAGGGGCATCGTGA
- a CDS encoding ABC transporter ATP-binding protein — protein sequence MSAAPFVDVKNLRRVFDVSKPWLNRVLEGGHLEFLKAVDGVTFDIKKGETFALVGESGSGKTTVARMVVGLLPPSSGEVVIDGVSMTNTRQAQLRQRLRRRIQMIFQDPYASLNPRFRVDAIVSEPIRAFDLIQGERDIAARVGELLGLVGLHPDDGLKFPHEFSGGQRQRIAIARALASEAEFIVCDEPTSALDVSVQAQILNLMRDLQDKFGLTYLFISHNLAVVRHMATRIGVMYLGRIVEIAEGRELFANPRMPYTKMLLGAVPDLAMSGRQRIPVQGEIPNPIDPPPGCAFNPRCPLAFELCRRQAPALIDGVACHAVNNPAAAAVPV from the coding sequence ATGAGTGCAGCGCCCTTTGTCGACGTGAAGAACCTGCGCCGCGTGTTCGACGTCTCGAAACCGTGGCTCAACCGGGTGCTGGAAGGCGGCCATCTCGAATTCCTCAAAGCCGTCGACGGCGTCACCTTCGACATCAAGAAGGGCGAAACCTTTGCCCTCGTCGGCGAATCCGGCTCCGGCAAGACCACGGTGGCGCGGATGGTCGTGGGCCTGCTGCCGCCGAGTTCCGGCGAAGTCGTCATCGACGGCGTCTCGATGACCAATACGAGGCAGGCGCAGCTGCGGCAGCGGCTGCGCCGCCGCATCCAGATGATCTTTCAGGATCCCTATGCCAGCCTCAATCCGCGTTTTCGGGTCGACGCCATCGTCTCCGAGCCGATCCGCGCCTTCGACCTGATCCAGGGCGAGCGCGACATCGCCGCCCGCGTCGGTGAATTGCTGGGCCTCGTCGGCCTGCATCCAGACGACGGCCTGAAATTTCCACATGAATTTTCCGGCGGCCAGCGCCAGCGCATCGCGATTGCGCGGGCATTGGCATCCGAGGCCGAATTCATTGTCTGCGACGAGCCGACCTCGGCGCTGGATGTTTCGGTGCAGGCCCAGATCCTCAATCTGATGCGCGACCTGCAGGACAAGTTCGGCCTGACCTATCTCTTCATCAGCCATAATCTCGCGGTGGTCCGCCACATGGCGACCCGGATCGGCGTGATGTATCTCGGCCGCATCGTCGAAATCGCGGAGGGGCGCGAACTGTTCGCCAATCCGCGGATGCCTTACACCAAGATGCTGCTGGGCGCGGTTCCGGATCTCGCAATGTCCGGCCGGCAGCGGATTCCGGTCCAGGGCGAGATCCCCAACCCGATCGATCCGCCGCCCGGATGTGCCTTCAACCCGCGCTGCCCGCTGGCGTTCGAGCTCTGCCGCCGGCAGGCGCCCGCGCTGATCGACGGCGTCGCCTGCCACGCCGTCAACAACCCGGCCGCGGCCGCCGTTCCGGTGTGA
- a CDS encoding ABC transporter ATP-binding protein, translating into MTTPVLSVRNLQVEFLTRRATLRAIDGVSFDIAKGEVLGVVGESGAGKSVTGLAVIGLIDPPGRISGGEIYLSGMRIDHLPPEEIRRIRGKRIGMIFQDPLTSLNPLYRIGDQIVETIRTHTNLSESAARKRAIDLLAEVGIPAPEKRIDAYPHEFSGGMRQRVVIALAICAEPELIIADEPTTALDVSVQAQIISLIKRLGRDHGTAVMLVTHDMGVIAETSDRVAVMYSGRIAEIGPVLDVVQNPLHPYAKGLMGAIPTLAGEDKRLVQIPGSMPRLSAIPPGCSFNPRCAFAFDRCRVDRPEPLLHGTQSVACHLYDTAPHATAKETAA; encoded by the coding sequence ATGACAACTCCTGTTCTTTCCGTGCGCAATCTCCAGGTGGAATTCCTCACCCGCCGCGCGACCTTGCGCGCGATCGATGGCGTTTCCTTCGACATCGCCAAGGGCGAAGTACTCGGCGTGGTCGGCGAATCCGGTGCGGGCAAATCGGTCACGGGCCTCGCCGTTATCGGGCTGATCGATCCGCCGGGCCGGATCAGCGGCGGCGAGATCTATCTGTCGGGCATGCGGATCGATCATCTGCCCCCGGAAGAAATCCGCCGCATCCGCGGAAAACGGATCGGCATGATCTTTCAGGATCCGCTGACCAGCCTCAATCCGCTTTACCGAATCGGCGACCAGATCGTCGAGACGATCCGCACCCACACCAACCTTTCGGAAAGCGCCGCGCGCAAGCGCGCCATCGACCTGTTGGCCGAGGTCGGAATCCCCGCCCCGGAGAAGCGCATCGACGCCTACCCGCACGAATTTTCCGGCGGCATGCGCCAGCGCGTCGTCATTGCGCTGGCGATCTGCGCCGAACCGGAACTGATCATCGCCGACGAGCCGACCACCGCGCTTGATGTGTCGGTCCAGGCGCAGATCATTTCGCTGATCAAGCGCCTCGGCCGCGATCACGGCACCGCCGTGATGCTGGTCACCCACGACATGGGCGTGATCGCCGAGACTTCGGATCGAGTCGCCGTGATGTATTCGGGCCGGATCGCGGAGATCGGCCCGGTGCTCGATGTCGTGCAGAACCCGTTGCACCCCTACGCCAAAGGCTTGATGGGCGCGATCCCGACGCTCGCGGGCGAAGACAAGCGGTTGGTGCAGATCCCAGGCTCGATGCCGCGGCTGTCGGCAATCCCACCCGGCTGCTCGTTCAATCCGCGCTGTGCGTTCGCCTTCGACCGCTGCCGCGTCGATCGGCCGGAACCGCTCCTGCACGGCACCCAGTCGGTCGCCTGCCATCTCTACGATACCGCGCCCCATGCGACCGCGAAGGAGACCGCGGCATGA
- a CDS encoding ABC transporter permease, producing the protein MSDAVVPHPAEPNAQAARLSAGWLKRTLDSDMFYSFRRSKMTMVAAAVTVLFFLLALFASQLSVQNPFDPAQLQLMNSRISPLWTADGQSPFLLGTDEQGRDVYSAILYGLRVSLVVGVLGMLFAGVLGVTLGLVAGYVGGAVDGLIMRIADVQLTFPAILIALLVNGVAKSVFGNRLDAMSTLAVLVFAIGLSFWVQYARTVRGSVMVEKSKDYVAAAQLIGLPAAKIMLRHVLPNTMGPILVIATINLGLAIITEATLSFLGAGMPDTMPSLGTLIRIGNNYLFAGEWWIVAFPGVALAGLILSINLLGDWLRDALNPKLR; encoded by the coding sequence ATGTCCGACGCCGTAGTTCCCCATCCCGCCGAGCCGAACGCGCAAGCCGCACGGCTCAGTGCCGGCTGGCTGAAGCGCACCCTCGACAGCGACATGTTCTATTCGTTCCGCCGCTCCAAGATGACGATGGTGGCGGCGGCGGTAACCGTCCTGTTTTTCCTGCTGGCGCTGTTCGCATCGCAGCTTTCGGTGCAGAACCCGTTCGATCCCGCGCAGTTGCAACTGATGAATTCGCGGATCTCGCCGCTGTGGACCGCGGACGGCCAGTCGCCGTTCCTGCTCGGCACCGACGAACAGGGCCGCGACGTGTATTCCGCCATTCTCTACGGCTTGCGGGTCTCGCTGGTGGTCGGCGTGCTCGGCATGCTGTTCGCAGGCGTGCTCGGCGTCACGCTCGGGTTGGTCGCGGGCTATGTCGGCGGCGCGGTCGACGGACTGATCATGCGCATCGCCGACGTGCAGCTTACTTTTCCGGCAATCCTGATCGCGCTGCTCGTCAACGGCGTCGCCAAATCCGTGTTCGGCAACCGGCTCGACGCCATGAGCACGCTGGCGGTGCTGGTGTTCGCGATCGGCCTGAGTTTTTGGGTGCAATATGCCCGCACGGTCCGCGGCTCGGTCATGGTCGAGAAGAGCAAGGACTATGTCGCGGCCGCGCAATTGATCGGGCTTCCGGCGGCGAAGATCATGCTGCGGCACGTGCTGCCGAACACAATGGGGCCTATACTCGTGATCGCCACCATCAACCTCGGGCTCGCGATCATCACCGAAGCGACGCTGTCGTTCCTCGGCGCCGGGATGCCCGACACCATGCCCTCGCTCGGCACCCTGATCCGGATCGGCAACAACTATCTGTTCGCCGGCGAATGGTGGATCGTTGCCTTTCCCGGCGTGGCGCTGGCGGGACTGATCCTTTCCATCAACCTGCTGGGCGACTGGCTGCGCGACGCGCTCAATCCAAAGCTCCGATGA
- a CDS encoding ABC transporter permease: MLAFTLRRAVQAIGVMIAVGIIAFSMFRFAGDPVSQIVSIDTSAAERAAVRQSLGLDDPVPVQFVRYVVNAAQFKFGVSYQFRQPVANLLMERMPATLELAVCATFLAMLFGILMGVYSALRRDTVLTRIFQAVSLIGISLPTFLIGILLIYLFSVTLGWLPSFGRGDVVKIGWWSTGLLTLSGLKALILPSITLGLFQMTLIMRLVRAEMLEVLRTDYIRFARARGLTTRAIHFGHALKNTLVPVITVAGLQFGSVIAFAIITETVFQWPGMGLLFVQAVQNVDIPIMAAYLLMVSLIYVTINLVVDILYTVVDPRLRSTISRPA, translated from the coding sequence ATGCTCGCTTTCACTCTTCGCCGCGCCGTACAGGCCATCGGCGTCATGATTGCGGTCGGAATTATCGCGTTCTCGATGTTCCGTTTCGCCGGCGATCCGGTCAGCCAGATCGTCTCGATCGACACCTCGGCGGCGGAACGCGCGGCGGTGCGCCAGTCGCTTGGCCTCGACGATCCCGTCCCCGTGCAATTCGTCCGCTATGTTGTCAATGCCGCGCAATTCAAGTTCGGGGTGTCCTATCAATTCCGCCAGCCGGTCGCGAACCTGTTGATGGAACGGATGCCGGCGACGCTGGAACTCGCGGTCTGCGCCACGTTTCTCGCGATGCTGTTCGGCATCCTGATGGGGGTCTACTCGGCGCTGCGGCGCGACACCGTGCTGACCAGAATATTCCAGGCGGTTTCGCTGATTGGAATATCGCTGCCGACATTCCTGATCGGTATCCTGCTGATCTACCTGTTCTCGGTGACGCTGGGCTGGCTGCCCTCGTTCGGCCGCGGCGACGTCGTGAAGATCGGCTGGTGGAGTACCGGCCTGCTCACGCTGTCCGGTCTGAAGGCACTGATCCTGCCGTCGATCACGCTCGGCCTGTTCCAGATGACCCTGATCATGCGTCTGGTGCGCGCGGAAATGCTCGAAGTGCTTCGTACCGACTATATCCGCTTCGCCCGCGCCCGCGGCCTGACCACGCGCGCCATCCATTTCGGCCACGCGCTCAAGAACACGCTGGTTCCCGTTATCACGGTCGCCGGGCTGCAGTTTGGCTCGGTTATTGCTTTTGCGATTATCACCGAAACCGTGTTCCAGTGGCCCGGTATGGGGTTGTTGTTCGTGCAGGCCGTGCAAAACGTCGACATTCCGATCATGGCGGCCTACCTGCTGATGGTCTCGCTGATCTACGTCACCATCAATCTGGTGGTCGATATCCTCTACACCGTCGTCGATCCGCGCCTGCGCTCGACCATCAGCCGTCCGGCATAG
- a CDS encoding ABC transporter substrate-binding protein — MSAVTSAVLASVFALAALPASAQTLRYANQGDLKSLDPYTLKETTTIAHHGHVYEGLIARDKDLKIIPALAESWETPEPTRWRFHLRKGVKFHNGDPFTADDVLFSAERVRAKGSNFLTNVPADAKFTKIDDYTVDVTLDSPNPILISQWDGWYIMDKKWCTDNNAVAPTPASATTPSYASLNANGTGPFMIESHQPGVKTVFKVNPNWWRKPEHNLKEIIFTPIGSDATRVAALLSGEVDVIEPVPIQDIARVDSSPNAQVLKGPELRTIFIGMDQVRDELLYSNVKGKNPFKDIRVREAFYKAVDIELIKTRVMRGLSTPSALMIAPQLFKLSGDFTRPKLDPDGAKKLLTEAGYPDGFEVTMDCPNDRYVNDAAICQAVVGMLARIGVKINLLAQPKAQYFAKVLKPGGFQTSFYMLGWTPATSDAQNVLYDIMGCRDDPKSSRGEANLGGYCNKQMDAIADKVLLETDTGKRDLLIKEAFEIANKDWAYIPLHQQALAWGVSKKVKMTQRADNQVLLYWATKQE, encoded by the coding sequence ATGTCAGCGGTCACGTCAGCGGTCTTGGCCTCGGTCTTCGCTTTGGCGGCGCTGCCGGCATCGGCCCAGACCCTGCGTTACGCCAACCAGGGCGACCTCAAGTCGCTCGATCCGTACACGCTCAAGGAAACCACCACGATCGCCCATCACGGCCATGTCTATGAGGGCCTGATCGCGCGCGACAAGGATCTCAAGATCATTCCGGCGCTGGCGGAAAGCTGGGAAACCCCCGAGCCGACCCGCTGGCGTTTCCATCTGCGCAAGGGCGTCAAGTTCCACAACGGCGATCCCTTCACGGCTGACGACGTGCTGTTTTCCGCGGAACGCGTGCGCGCCAAGGGATCGAACTTTCTCACCAACGTTCCCGCCGACGCCAAGTTCACCAAGATCGACGACTACACCGTCGACGTGACGCTGGACTCGCCAAATCCCATTCTGATTTCGCAGTGGGACGGCTGGTACATCATGGACAAGAAATGGTGCACGGATAACAATGCCGTCGCGCCGACGCCCGCTTCCGCGACCACGCCGAGCTATGCATCGCTCAACGCCAACGGCACCGGTCCCTTCATGATCGAGAGCCATCAACCCGGCGTGAAGACCGTGTTCAAGGTGAACCCGAACTGGTGGCGAAAACCGGAACATAACCTCAAGGAAATCATCTTCACGCCAATCGGCTCGGACGCCACCCGCGTGGCGGCGCTGCTGTCCGGCGAAGTCGACGTCATCGAGCCGGTTCCGATCCAGGATATCGCGCGGGTGGATTCCAGTCCGAACGCCCAGGTGCTGAAGGGACCGGAACTGCGCACGATCTTCATCGGCATGGATCAGGTCCGCGACGAATTGCTGTACTCCAACGTCAAGGGCAAGAACCCCTTCAAGGACATCCGGGTGCGCGAGGCCTTCTACAAGGCTGTTGACATCGAGTTGATCAAGACCCGCGTCATGCGCGGGCTCTCGACCCCGTCGGCGCTGATGATCGCCCCGCAGCTTTTCAAGCTGTCCGGCGACTTCACCCGTCCGAAGCTCGACCCCGACGGCGCCAAGAAGTTGCTGACCGAGGCCGGCTATCCCGACGGCTTCGAGGTGACGATGGACTGCCCCAACGATCGCTACGTCAACGACGCCGCGATCTGTCAGGCGGTCGTCGGCATGCTGGCCCGCATCGGCGTCAAGATCAACTTGCTGGCGCAACCGAAAGCGCAGTATTTCGCCAAGGTCCTCAAGCCGGGCGGCTTCCAGACTTCGTTCTACATGCTGGGCTGGACGCCTGCGACATCGGACGCCCAGAACGTCCTTTACGACATCATGGGCTGCCGTGACGATCCGAAGTCGTCGCGTGGCGAAGCCAACCTCGGCGGCTACTGCAACAAGCAGATGGACGCCATCGCCGACAAGGTTTTACTCGAAACCGACACCGGCAAGCGCGACTTGCTGATCAAGGAAGCCTTCGAGATCGCCAACAAGGATTGGGCCTACATCCCCCTGCACCAGCAGGCGCTGGCGTGGGGCGTATCCAAAAAGGTGAAGATGACCCAGCGCGCCGACAACCAGGTGCTGCTGTACTGGGCCACCAAACAGGAATAG
- a CDS encoding FAD-binding oxidoreductase, which translates to MAELKADVLVLGAGMVGVGAALHLQKRGRDVVLIDRHELAGEETSYGNGGLIECASVFPYMFPRDAGQILRYALLRAPQVRYHFSDLPVFLPWLVRYFLASSPERALHSAMAELPLIQRSLIEHEVLIEEANVPELLRRTGWIKLFRSNATLATAVSELERARQHGVAGEVLDAAAIAAREPHLTGAFAGAVHFPAPGFVPDPGGLAKAYAALFGRKGGRYLVGDARTLEQSGTRWRLATLEGTITAREVVVAMGPWSDQIFAPLGYSIPLAVKRGYHLHLKASGNAVLHHPVLDVDNGFLLAPMNRGIRITTGAEFARRDAPPTPVQVERALPRAHALFPLGAPVDARPWMGARPCLPDMLPVIGKAPRHSGLWFDFGHQHHGLTLGPATGRLLAEMMTGETPFADVRPFAVERFG; encoded by the coding sequence ATGGCGGAACTGAAGGCCGACGTTCTGGTTTTGGGCGCAGGCATGGTTGGCGTTGGTGCCGCGCTGCACCTGCAAAAAAGGGGCAGGGACGTGGTCCTGATCGACCGGCACGAGCTTGCCGGCGAAGAAACCAGTTACGGCAACGGCGGCCTGATCGAGTGTGCCTCGGTTTTTCCCTATATGTTCCCGCGGGACGCCGGCCAGATCCTGCGCTATGCGCTGCTGCGCGCACCGCAGGTGCGCTATCATTTTTCGGATTTACCGGTCTTCCTGCCGTGGCTTGTGCGCTATTTCCTCGCGTCTTCGCCGGAGCGTGCGCTGCACAGTGCGATGGCCGAACTGCCGCTGATCCAGCGCAGCCTGATCGAGCACGAGGTGCTGATCGAGGAAGCCAATGTTCCAGAGTTGTTGCGGCGGACCGGCTGGATCAAACTGTTTCGGTCCAATGCGACGCTTGCGACGGCGGTGAGTGAACTGGAGCGCGCCCGGCAACATGGCGTCGCGGGCGAGGTTCTCGACGCTGCGGCGATTGCTGCGCGCGAGCCGCATCTGACCGGCGCGTTCGCAGGTGCCGTCCATTTTCCCGCCCCCGGATTCGTGCCGGACCCCGGCGGCCTCGCCAAGGCCTATGCGGCCTTGTTCGGCCGCAAGGGCGGGCGATATCTGGTCGGCGATGCGCGAACGCTCGAACAATCCGGCACACGTTGGCGGCTGGCGACGCTGGAAGGCACGATCACCGCGCGCGAAGTCGTGGTCGCGATGGGACCGTGGTCCGATCAGATTTTTGCCCCGCTCGGCTATTCGATCCCGCTGGCGGTCAAGCGCGGCTATCATTTGCATCTGAAGGCGAGCGGCAATGCGGTGTTGCATCATCCGGTGCTCGACGTCGACAACGGCTTTCTGCTGGCGCCGATGAACCGCGGCATTCGCATCACCACCGGCGCCGAGTTCGCCCGCCGCGATGCGCCGCCGACGCCGGTCCAGGTCGAGCGGGCCCTGCCGCGGGCGCATGCGCTGTTCCCGCTGGGCGCGCCGGTCGACGCCAGGCCCTGGATGGGCGCGCGGCCCTGTTTGCCGGATATGCTGCCGGTGATCGGCAAGGCGCCCCGCCATAGCGGGCTCTGGTTCGATTTCGGCCATCAGCACCACGGCCTGACGCTCGGACCGGCGACCGGGCGCCTGCTGGCCGAAATGATGACCGGAGAGACCCCGTTTGCCGACGTCAGGCCGTTTGCGGTCGAACGCTTTGGTTGA
- a CDS encoding DUF6489 family protein, which yields MKVNVEIDCTPLEARQFIGLPDVQPMQTAVMDKMQQQMMANIEKVSPESLIQSWFTFDPKIAERFQDMFVTMAGLGGMAKKDKK from the coding sequence ATGAAAGTTAACGTTGAAATAGATTGCACGCCGCTCGAGGCCCGGCAGTTTATCGGCCTGCCGGACGTGCAGCCGATGCAGACGGCGGTGATGGACAAGATGCAACAGCAGATGATGGCGAACATCGAAAAGGTTTCGCCGGAATCGCTGATTCAAAGCTGGTTCACCTTCGATCCCAAGATCGCCGAGCGCTTTCAGGACATGTTCGTGACCATGGCGGGTCTCGGCGGCATGGCCAAGAAGGACAAGAAATAG
- a CDS encoding alpha/beta fold hydrolase, whose product MVAATDGREAAGEQRLQAPGLFLMLAEARSIFELNSSLLLSPLLLRAPRGDGHPVLALPGFLASDLSMAPMRRYLKELGYDTYAWNMGRNLGGVASKRGALRDLLQRIHETTGRKVSVVGWSLGGVYARDLALQMPDLVRSVITLGSPFTSDIRATNATRLYEALSGEGIDDNPEIQKAIAGDLPVPATSIYSRTDGIVNWHTCHLNPSATAENIEVYLASHVGLGVNPAALWAVADRLAQAEGEFKQFDRSGPFAIAYAPPENAQS is encoded by the coding sequence ATAGTGGCCGCAACCGACGGCCGCGAAGCGGCGGGAGAACAGAGGCTCCAGGCGCCGGGCCTGTTCCTGATGCTGGCCGAGGCGCGGAGCATCTTTGAGCTGAATTCGAGCCTGCTGCTTTCGCCGCTATTGTTGCGCGCCCCGAGAGGCGACGGGCATCCGGTGCTGGCGCTGCCGGGCTTTCTCGCCAGCGACCTGTCGATGGCGCCGATGCGGCGCTATCTGAAGGAGCTCGGCTACGACACCTACGCCTGGAACATGGGCCGCAACCTTGGCGGGGTCGCCTCCAAGCGCGGCGCGCTGCGCGACCTGCTGCAGCGAATTCACGAAACCACAGGACGCAAGGTCAGCGTCGTCGGCTGGAGTCTCGGCGGCGTCTACGCGCGCGATCTGGCGCTGCAGATGCCGGACCTGGTCCGCTCCGTGATTACGCTCGGCAGTCCGTTTACCAGCGACATCAGGGCGACCAACGCCACGCGGCTCTATGAGGCGCTGTCGGGCGAGGGGATCGACGACAACCCGGAAATCCAGAAGGCCATTGCCGGCGACCTGCCGGTCCCGGCCACCTCAATCTATTCCCGCACCGACGGGATCGTGAACTGGCATACCTGTCACTTGAACCCGTCGGCAACCGCCGAAAATATCGAGGTGTATCTGGCAAGCCATGTCGGGCTCGGCGTCAACCCGGCCGCCCTCTGGGCCGTGGCCGATCGTCTGGCGCAAGCCGAGGGCGAATTTAAGCAATTTGACCGATCAGGGCCGTTTGCCATTGCATATGCGCCCCCGGAAAATGCACAATCTTGA